In Coprobacter tertius, the sequence ACGTACGTTAGGAGACATTCCTATCGAGTGCAGTACAAAATCTATTTTACCGCCCAGAATTTCCATCGAGCGGGAAAAGACGGTTTCGAGATCTTCTACGTTAGTGGCATCGGCCGGAATCACTTCGGCATTCGTTTTTTTTGCCAGTTCGCTAACTTCACCCATACGTACGGCGACGGGTGTATTGCTTAAAGTAATGATCGCACCTTCTTCAACTGCCCTCTCGGCGACTTTCCATGCGATAGACATTTCATTGAGCGCACCGAAAATGATGCCTTTTTTACCTTTTAATAAATTGTTACTCATAATTTATTGATTTATTTATGGGCAAAAAGGTGCACATTAAATGCTAAAATGTGCTGTTTTTGCGATGCAAATATACAATATAAATCCTAATGCCGCAATTCTTTTCTCTTATTTTGCTATCTCGACATTGCAAAATACGATGTCTGACTATTTTATTACAATCGTTTTGCAAAAAAATAACAGAATCGATACCGGATTTTTTTTATTTATCGCAGAAATAAAAGAAGATTCTCTTAACTTTGCGATACTTAATTATAACATAACACACAAAATGACCATGAGTAAACCATATGTAGTGGGTATAGATATTGGTGGAACCAATTCTGTATTTGGCATTGTCGATGCCCGTGGAACCGTAATTGCAAGTGGTTCTATCAAAACGCAGAAATATAATAAAGTTGAAGATTATGTTGAGGATCTGACTGCAGAACTGACTAAACTTTTGGAGTCGGAAAATGCCACCGATAAAATTATGGGAATCGGTATTGGCGCTCCTAATGGTAATTATTTTAGCGGGACGATCGAGTTTGCGCCGAACTTGCCTTGGAGAGGTGTAATACCGTTGGCTCAGATGATTTCCGACCGCATGGGTATTCCTGCTGCTCTTACTAATGATGCGAATGCTGCCGCAATCGGAGAAATGACGTATGGTGCGGCACGCGGATTGAAGGATTTTATCATGATCACTTTAGGAACAGGTGTAGGTAGCGGTATTGTCATAAACGGACAACTTGTTTATGGGCACGACGGATTTGCCGGAGAGCTCGGCCATACAATTGTACGTCGTAATAACGGTCGCTTATGCGGATGCGGACGTACCGGCTGTCTCGAAGCTTATACGTCTGCTACCGGAGTGGCGCGTACAGCTCGCGAATTTCTCGAAATACGTAAAGATGACAGTCTTTTGCGTCAAATTCCTATTCAGGATATTACATCTAAGGATGTATATGATGCGGCAGTTAAGGGAGATAAAATGGCGGCAGAAATATTTGAATATACCGGCACCATACTTGGTGAGGCTTTTGCTGATTTCGTCGCATTTTCGAGTCCTAAAGCGATTATTCTTTTCGGCGGTTTGGCTAAATCGGGGGACCTTATTATGAAACCGATTTGTGAAGCTATGGAGAGAAATATGCTTAATATATTTAAGAACAAGGTGAAAGTTATGCTTTCTGAGCTGAAAGAAAGCGATGCTGCTGTTTTGGGTGCCAGTGCACTCGGATGGGAAGCCAAATAAGCGATATTTTCTAACTGTATATGTGGCAGGACAGTCCGGTGACGGGCTGTCCTGTTTTAATATATGGGAAAGAGATTTCGTTCCTTTTTCTTAAAAAAAATGTAATACAGAGGAGTGCGGATGCATAAAAATAATATGAAAAGAGCCGGAATTGAGAGTTTTCAATTCCGGCTCGTACTATAGTTCTTTCAATGATATGGTTTAGAGTTCAAAATTATAATTCTTCATAAGGTGTCTAAGAGTTTTAAGAAATAGTATCTGAATGGTTTCACAACCCAAAAGAGACTATTTTTGACAATACCATATACTAAAAGAACTTTTTAATCTCTACAAATATACAAATGAATTAGAAAAAAATGGCATGTCTAATATTAATATTTTAAAAAAATAAAATCCCGATATATTAGTCTGTTTTAATAATATATTAACAAATATTGGTATTTATAAACTATTACTTGCGGATAGTTTGTTCTTTAAAGGATTAGAATACATTTCCAGCATTTTTTTACGCAGGAAATTTTCGTCTTTGTCAGGGATATCGGTTATTTTATCTATTTGTCCTTGTATATAATTTATAAAATTGTTTTTTTCTTCCGGCATATAGTTTTTCGCAAATCGTTCCTCATCGTATAACATGTCGTAAGCAATATAATTGATGGGATAAATCATATAGTTAGAGTGTATGGCATGGTCGATTAGATGGGTGATGCGGGCGATCATTTCAGTTTTATCGAGATTCTCGGTAATTTCTGCAAGTCGTTTATTCAACGGTTCGGACATAGCGAAATGTATATGGCCTTTTTGTCCGAGAATGCCGGTTTCCATATTTAGCAAGTCGTCGTGCGGAGTCTTTTTATAATCGGGACAATCTCTTTTTAGTTGAAATTCGCGGGCCTTTAAAAAATCGCAAGGATCGTACTCGTACGAGATAGAAACGGGTACGATATTTACTCCCATGATATTTGTTTTTACATCGGAACTTCCACCTCCGAGATTCAGCATTTTTATAACGCTTTCTTGAGTCCTGTCATCAGAATCTTTAGCTCTACCTTCTCTTTGGGCAATCCAGAGAGACTGGTGTTTTATTTTTATTGCGAAGTTGATATAATTTGAAAGCCTGCGTGACACTTCGAGCATTTTCCTGACGGGGACATCCCGGTTAACGATCACGCTTTTATTGATACGTACCAGGTTCGATATCCAAGGGTATATCAGTAGATTGTCTCCAATAGCCACTTCACTCGTCTCGAAACCGTGTTCGATGAGCATGATATTTAGAAACGAAGCGTCGAGTACGATATCGCGATGGTTCGACATGAAGGTGTAACTTTCCGAATGGTCGAGATATTCGAATCCGGAAGCGTCTACTCCCGTGGTAGAAGCCTTAACAAGTCTGTACAGGAAGGGAACGGCAAGTTTACTTTGAAAATCTTTTTTAGAAGTGCATGACAGCATCGTATCACAAAATTGTTTATAATCGACGCCGGGCATTATGTATTCTATCGCGTGTTTAAATCCGGGTTCGGCTATAACCGAAGGAATAATTTCGGGTAGCTCTTCGTCGTAAAAGGGACGTATTTCGTCAAAGTCAAGATATTTTTTCATAAAAACTATCGTTCTTAACGTGTTTCGGTTAACGTTGTGTCAATTCATTTTCGATAATGTCGGTCATTACATCTTTTATCTCGAGACCTGCAGCTTTTACTTGTTGGGGTATAAAGCTGGTTGCGGTCATGCCCGGTGTCGTGTTTACCTCGAGCAGATACGGAGTGTTTCCGATGATGATATAATCGACGCGAATAATTCCTTTGCAACCGATAATATCGTAGATGCGAGATGTTGTTGCTTTTACCGAAGACGCAATTTCCTCCGAAATGCGGGCCGGGGTGATTTCGCTGACTTTTGAAGCGGTATATTTTGCTTCATAATCGAAAAATTCGTTTTTACTTATTACCTCGGTGATCGGGAAAACGACTTCGTGTTGCCTTGTTTTGTAACATCCGCAAGTTATTTCAGTTCCTTTCATGAAAGATTCGATAATAACTTCTTCTCCTTCCTCAAAAGCATGCGCTATGGCCGGTTGTATCTGATCTGTTTCTTTTACCTTAGTCGTTCCGAAACTCGACCCCCCTACATTAGGCTTAATAAAACAGGGTAGCCCGATACGAGACACGACGTCATCGTTACTGATGCTTTCTCCAGCTCTTAATAATATCGATCTTGCGATAGGTATATCGAAAGCATGCAGGTAATGATTACACATGTATTTATTAAAAGTAAGTGCGGCGGCCAATACTCCACAGCAGGAATAGGGTAGCCCGATAAGTTCGAAATAGCCTTGTAAAAGTCCGTTCTCACCAGGAGTACCGTGTATGGTAATATATGCCAGATCGAAACGTATTCGTTTGCCTTCCCAAACGAAACTGAAGTCGTTTTTGTCGATCGGGGCCGTTTTTCCATCGGGAAGATCTACATGCCAGTCTGATTTTTTCAGCTTTACGATATAGGCTTCGTAACGGTCATGATCTAAAAACGAATATATACCTTGTGCGCTTCTTAGCGAAACGACAATCTCCGAAGAATCTCCTCCGGCGATAATGGCTATTTTGCACTTACTCATTTTTAATCAAATATAAATTTACCTATAAAAATTGATATATCCTCCTGAAATATCAGGAAATTTCTCTGTTTATCATATAATTTCTCCATTTTTCGATCAATTGACCCATGTCTTCGGGTATTTCTGAATCGAAAAACATTTCTTTCCCTGTTTTAGGATGTACGAAACCCAGCGTGCGGGCATGTAGAGCCTGACGAGGGCAAATACTGAAACAATTATTTACAAATTGTTTATACTTCGTAAAAGTAGTTCCTTTCAGTATCTCGTTACCCCCATAACGAGCATCATTGAATAGGGGATGCCCGATATATTTCATGTGTACCCTGATTTGATGGGTACGTCCGGTTTCGAGACGACATTCTACCGTAGACACATATCCCATTTTTTCAATGACTTTATAATGAGTAACAGCCGTTTTTCCGTGATCTCCATCGGGGAAAACAGCCATTTGTAACCGGTCTTTCAGGCTGCGACCTATATTCCCTTCTATACGGCCTTCATCTTCCGGTGGAACTCCCCATACCACTGCAAGATATTTTCGTTGAGTGGTTTTGTTGAAGAATTGTGTCCCTAAATGGGTTTTTGCTTCGGGTGTTTTAGCGATAACCAAGAGTCCCGAAGTGTCTTTGTCGATACGGTGTACAAGTCCGAGACGAGGATCGGAGACATCGAAATCGGGATGATTACGAAAGTGGTATGCCAAAGCGTTTACGAGAGTTCCTGAATAGTTCCCGTGACCAGGATGTACGACAAGTCCTGCCGGCTTATTCACTACCAGCAATTCGTTGTCTTCATATACGATATTTAAAGGGATGTCTTCGGGGATGATTTCGAGTTCGTATTTGGGGCGGTCCATAACGATCGAGACCGTATCGGCCGGTTTTACACGATAGTTCGATTTTACCGGTTTACCGTTTACAAGTATACACCCTGCCTCGGCGGCCATTTGTATGCGATTACGGGATACATGTTCGATACGTGCAGTCAGAAATTTATCTATGCGGAGTAAGGTCTGACCTTTGTCGGCCACAAACCGATAATGTTCATACAGGCCCGGAAGCTCTTCATCGATGAGCTCGGTATCGTCTAATAATTCTTCTTCTTTGTTGGTCTTTTCCTCCATCTTATTCGAGCCAGCCCTCCTCGGTCTGTGTAGAAAGCGAATCGTTTAAAAGACTATCGGCAGGAGAGACGGCATAACCATCACCTACGAGTAGGGTAAGATGTGTATCGGCACTTAGTTTAGCTCCTCTTTCCATATTTTTTCCGTTTAAACTCACACCCAAAACAAGATCTTTATATTCAGAAGAGACATATTGTATATCGGGCTCGGGAAAACCTTGTGCGATGAGCAGCGCTGAAGCTTGTCTCAACGACATATCTTTGACATCCGGTATGGAAATTTTTCGTGCTGAGGTTGCGTTTATGGTAAGAAATATCGTACGGCCTTCTTTTACTTTTAGTCCTTCTTGGGGGATTTGCTCGAGGATGCTGCCGGGAGCCGCTCCCGATACATATATCGAGTCGATGATCTCGTACCGTAAATGATTATGTGCGAGTATCGGGGCTGCATCCTGTACCGATAAACGTTGAACGTTGGGTACGGTTACCGATTTGCCGTGTTGTGTGTATATATTAAGCCAATATAACAAGATAGCTACCAGAACTATCATGGTTATAAAAATGAAAATCAAGTTTTTTATAATGGGATGATTCCCCAAAAATAAAAGTATTTTTTTCACGTTTTTACATTTACATGTTTAAAATCGATAGATTGGGCAAAGATAAGTATTTATAGTTAAATGTGAAACGGCTGATGTGAAAAGAAAGATAACAGGTGTTCCATTTCGTTGTATTATATTTGTTGGCGCGACAGAAAGATAACCTTAAAAAATCTAATATGCATTGATAATGAAATACAAAAAACGTACCTTTGTGGCCGTTCTGTAATGAGATTAATGTTGCTTAGATAGAATTGATCATATGAAGAAGAATTATACTGTGTGGGTAATCGTGGGGGCTTTGGTTGTTATTCTTGCCGGAGCCGGTTATTATATTTACCGTCAGCATACCGAAATGGTTGAATTCAAAACCCAGGTCGAACTCGAAAAAGAAAAAGACGCGCTCGAAAAAGAATATGCCGATTTAGCTTTTCAGTATGACCAGTACGAAGGTGGAAAGATTTTGCTGAATAACGATTCGTTGGTGGAAAAACTCGATGCCGAAAAAATGAAAGTACAGCGTTTACTCGAAGAATTGCGTACGGTAAAATCTACCAATTCGGCTCGAATTAATGAGTTGAAGCGTGAATTAGCGACTCTGCGTAGTGTAATGAGGAATTATATCATTCAGATCGATTCGTTGAATTCTTTAAATCAGAAACTCCAAAAAGAGAACAAAACGGTTACCGAAAAATATCAGCGTGTCGCACAAACAGCTTCTCAGTTACAGAAAGATAAGGAACAGCTGAGTCATCAGGTTACACTGGCATCGAAACTCGATGCAGTGGGTATATCTGTTACTCCCATAAATAGCCGGGGAAAAGTCGTATCACGTATCTCTAAGACCGATCAGTTGAAAGTTTGTTTTACAATCGGCAAAAACATTACCGCCGAAGTAGGTGAAAAATATATTTATATACGTATAGTTAAACCCGATGGGGACGTCTTGGTGAAGGATCGTTCCGCTGTATTCCATTATGAGGATAAAGATATAAATTACTCGAGTCGCAAGTTGATCGAGTATGATGGAGAAGAAATGAATCTTTGTATTTTTTGGCAAGTAGAGGAATTTCTTTATCCCGGAAATTACCGGGTAGATATATTTGCCGATAATTATATGATCGGTAGCAAATCGTTCGAATTAAAAAAATAATCTTCTGTTATCAGGAGATAGCCATAACCTCGGGCCATACGTTCTTAAACGTATGGCCTGTTTTTTAGGGGTGCTAAAAGGTAGAAGACCGTTCTACATTCTCTTTTCATGATGTAAGTTTAAAAAAACAATAAATATTAAAAACTAAGTATATAGAATTCTTGTTATTTTAAACAGGTAACTATATATTTGCAGCGATGAAATAGGGCTGCAAAGTCGCTATTTTTTTTAACAGAAAAAGATTGTTTATGCAATTATTGCATGTATATCTAAAAGTCGAAAAATTAAGAGACATCTTAACAAATAATGAGCAGAATGAAAAAAACGATCACCCTATGTTTATTGGTTGCCTGTTTTGGCCAGGTAATGGGACAAAAGGTACTTTCTCTCGATTCTTGCCGAAATATGGCAATTCGCAATAATAAACAGATACGCATTGCCGATGAAAAGATAAAAGCGGCGGGTTATGATAAAAAATCGGCATTTGCCAATTACTTGCCGGGGATTGATGTAATGGGTACGTATTTGTATAGTTCTAAGGAAATTTCTCTTTTAAATGACAAACAAAAAGCGGAATTGTCGAATCTTGGTACTAATTTGCAAGGGCAGGCACAAAATGTTCTGGGACCTATTATTGCTGCCAATCCGCAATTGGCACAGATTCTCTCTCCTTTGCTGGGGATCGATATTGCCGGTCCGTTAAATGGTATCGGTACTTCGATAGTCGATGCTTTCCGTACCGATAATACCAATTTGTTTGCCGGGGCGGTAACACTTACCCAGCCTATTTATATGGGCGGTAAGATAAGGGCTTACAACCAGATTACCAAATATGCTGAAGAATTAGCTCTTTCACAAAAAAATACAGCATTGAAGGATATAATTTTCAGAGTCGATGAGGCTTACTGGCAAGTCGTATCTTTAGTATATAAAGAAAAACTGGCAGTGAGTTATGTGAATCTTCTCGATACTTTGAATAAAAACGTCGAGGCGATGATCGAGGAAGGCGTAGCGACAAAATCGGACGGCCTTACGGTTGCGGTAAAACTGAATGAAGCACAAATTACCTTAACTAAGGTGGAAGACGGTCTTAGCCTTTCGAAAATGGTTCTTGCGCAGTTATGCGGATTACCGATAGATTTGCAGTATTCACTTGCCGATGAAAATATGGTTCCTGTGGCCGAAACTAAAGTTCCCGTTTTTAATATGGATGAGGTATATGCCAACCGGAGTGAAATAAAAAGTTTGACGTTGGCGACTGAAATTTATCGTAAAAAACAGAATGTCGTACGGTCCGAAATGTTGCCTAATGTTGCTCTTACGGGTAGCTACTTAATCTCTAATCCGAATTTGTTGAATGGCTTTTCGAAGAAATTCGACGGACTTTTTAATGTCGGGGTAATGGTTAAGATCCCTATTTTTCATTGGGGGAAAAATTATTATAAGTTGCAGTCGGCAAAAGCTGAGAGAAATATAGCTATGCTCGAATTGAGCGATGCTAAAGAAATGATAGAATTACAGGTGAACCAGGCTGCTTTTAAAGTGACCGAGGCGAATAAAAAATTGGACATGACCCGCCGTAATATGGAGAAAGCCGAAGAGAATTTGCGTAATGCGCAGCTCGGATTTGAAGAAGGTGTTCTTACGGCCGATAATTTACTCGAAGCGCAGACGGCATGGTTACAAGCCCAATCGGAAAAGATCGATGCTGAAATCGATGTTCGCTTGTGCAATGTATATCTCGAAAAGGCAACCGGGATGCTGAAATAGAATAACGAATGAATATAAAAACGCAAAAAATATAATAACAATGGATACTCCTCAAAGAAAAAAAGAAAAAAGCCTCGCTATCGGGCTGGTTGCGCTGATTATTGTTATCCTGATATTGGCTCTTATCGGATTTTTTATGTTGAAACCAGCTCCCGAAATCATACAGGGACAGGCTGAAGCGACTCAAATACGGGTTTCCGGTAAATTGCCGGGACGTGTAGTAGAATTTATGGTAGAAGAAGGGCAGCATGTTAATAAAGGCGATACGCTGGTACGTATATTTTCATCAGATGCCGAAGCTAAACTCATGCAAGCGGCTGCTATGGAGAGTGTATATAAGGCGCAGAACATGAAAGTAGATAAAGGTGCTCGTATTGAAGTGATTAATTCCGCCCACGATATGTGGCAGAAGGCTTTGGCCGGACTTAACATTGCTAAAAAATCGTATGATCGTATGCAGGCCCTTTATAATAAAGGGGTAGTTTCTGCTCAGAAACGAGATGAGGCTGAGGCTAATTATAAAGCTATGGCTGCTACCGAAAGGGCTGCAAGGTCGCAGTATGAAATGGCAAAAACCGGTGCTCAGATAGAAGATAAAGAAGCGGCGGCTGCCATGGTTGAGGCTGCTAAAGGAAGTGTCGCGCAGGTAGAATCGGTATTGGCCGACTCTTATCTTATCGCTCCTTCTGACGGAGAAATTTCAGATATTTTTCCGAATGTAGGTGAGTTGGTAGGAACCGGGGCTCCTATTATGAATGTCCTCGACTTGAATAAAATGTGGGTTACATTTAATGTTCGAGAAGAATTGCTGAAAGATTTGACGATGGGGAAAGAGTTGAAGGCGACGATTCCGGCGTTAGGAAACAAGGAGGTGACATTGAAAATATATTATATTAAAGACCTGGGAACTTATGCTGTGTGGAGGGCAACGAAAGTAACGGGACAATATGATGCAAAAACTTTCGAAATTAAGGCACGTCCAACACAGAGGATCGAGAATTTCCGTCCGGGAATGTCGGTACTTATCAAAGACTGAATCAATGAAGAAGGAAGTATTTGCTTCCTGTAAAAAAAAGAACAAATGTTATCGATTAAGACAGAAGGGAAAGTGATTTGGCGGGTGATGGTGCGGGAGATGCGGCGGCTGGCTTCTCGCCCAATATATATCCTGTGCCTAATAGTAGCACCCCTGATCAGTTATATATTTTTACTGACATTGATGGATGAAGGCTTGCCTAATTCGTTACCTACCGCTGTGGTCGATCTCGATCATTCACCGGCATCCCGTAATTTTATCAGGCAACTCAATTCGATGAGCCTTACACATGTAAACATCCTCCCGAATAGTTATACCGAAG encodes:
- a CDS encoding PASTA domain-containing protein, giving the protein MKKILLFLGNHPIIKNLIFIFITMIVLVAILLYWLNIYTQHGKSVTVPNVQRLSVQDAAPILAHNHLRYEIIDSIYVSGAAPGSILEQIPQEGLKVKEGRTIFLTINATSARKISIPDVKDMSLRQASALLIAQGFPEPDIQYVSSEYKDLVLGVSLNGKNMERGAKLSADTHLTLLVGDGYAVSPADSLLNDSLSTQTEEGWLE
- a CDS encoding D-alanine--D-alanine ligase, whose protein sequence is MSKCKIAIIAGGDSSEIVVSLRSAQGIYSFLDHDRYEAYIVKLKKSDWHVDLPDGKTAPIDKNDFSFVWEGKRIRFDLAYITIHGTPGENGLLQGYFELIGLPYSCCGVLAAALTFNKYMCNHYLHAFDIPIARSILLRAGESISNDDVVSRIGLPCFIKPNVGGSSFGTTKVKETDQIQPAIAHAFEEGEEVIIESFMKGTEITCGCYKTRQHEVVFPITEVISKNEFFDYEAKYTASKVSEITPARISEEIASSVKATTSRIYDIIGCKGIIRVDYIIIGNTPYLLEVNTTPGMTATSFIPQQVKAAGLEIKDVMTDIIENELTQR
- a CDS encoding TolC family protein, with translation MKKTITLCLLVACFGQVMGQKVLSLDSCRNMAIRNNKQIRIADEKIKAAGYDKKSAFANYLPGIDVMGTYLYSSKEISLLNDKQKAELSNLGTNLQGQAQNVLGPIIAANPQLAQILSPLLGIDIAGPLNGIGTSIVDAFRTDNTNLFAGAVTLTQPIYMGGKIRAYNQITKYAEELALSQKNTALKDIIFRVDEAYWQVVSLVYKEKLAVSYVNLLDTLNKNVEAMIEEGVATKSDGLTVAVKLNEAQITLTKVEDGLSLSKMVLAQLCGLPIDLQYSLADENMVPVAETKVPVFNMDEVYANRSEIKSLTLATEIYRKKQNVVRSEMLPNVALTGSYLISNPNLLNGFSKKFDGLFNVGVMVKIPIFHWGKNYYKLQSAKAERNIAMLELSDAKEMIELQVNQAAFKVTEANKKLDMTRRNMEKAEENLRNAQLGFEEGVLTADNLLEAQTAWLQAQSEKIDAEIDVRLCNVYLEKATGMLK
- a CDS encoding HlyD family secretion protein, translating into MDTPQRKKEKSLAIGLVALIIVILILALIGFFMLKPAPEIIQGQAEATQIRVSGKLPGRVVEFMVEEGQHVNKGDTLVRIFSSDAEAKLMQAAAMESVYKAQNMKVDKGARIEVINSAHDMWQKALAGLNIAKKSYDRMQALYNKGVVSAQKRDEAEANYKAMAATERAARSQYEMAKTGAQIEDKEAAAAMVEAAKGSVAQVESVLADSYLIAPSDGEISDIFPNVGELVGTGAPIMNVLDLNKMWVTFNVREELLKDLTMGKELKATIPALGNKEVTLKIYYIKDLGTYAVWRATKVTGQYDAKTFEIKARPTQRIENFRPGMSVLIKD
- a CDS encoding RluA family pseudouridine synthase, which gives rise to MEEKTNKEEELLDDTELIDEELPGLYEHYRFVADKGQTLLRIDKFLTARIEHVSRNRIQMAAEAGCILVNGKPVKSNYRVKPADTVSIVMDRPKYELEIIPEDIPLNIVYEDNELLVVNKPAGLVVHPGHGNYSGTLVNALAYHFRNHPDFDVSDPRLGLVHRIDKDTSGLLVIAKTPEAKTHLGTQFFNKTTQRKYLAVVWGVPPEDEGRIEGNIGRSLKDRLQMAVFPDGDHGKTAVTHYKVIEKMGYVSTVECRLETGRTHQIRVHMKYIGHPLFNDARYGGNEILKGTTFTKYKQFVNNCFSICPRQALHARTLGFVHPKTGKEMFFDSEIPEDMGQLIEKWRNYMINREIS
- a CDS encoding ROK family protein, which produces MSKPYVVGIDIGGTNSVFGIVDARGTVIASGSIKTQKYNKVEDYVEDLTAELTKLLESENATDKIMGIGIGAPNGNYFSGTIEFAPNLPWRGVIPLAQMISDRMGIPAALTNDANAAAIGEMTYGAARGLKDFIMITLGTGVGSGIVINGQLVYGHDGFAGELGHTIVRRNNGRLCGCGRTGCLEAYTSATGVARTAREFLEIRKDDSLLRQIPIQDITSKDVYDAAVKGDKMAAEIFEYTGTILGEAFADFVAFSSPKAIILFGGLAKSGDLIMKPICEAMERNMLNIFKNKVKVMLSELKESDAAVLGASALGWEAK
- a CDS encoding acyltransferase, which gives rise to MKKYLDFDEIRPFYDEELPEIIPSVIAEPGFKHAIEYIMPGVDYKQFCDTMLSCTSKKDFQSKLAVPFLYRLVKASTTGVDASGFEYLDHSESYTFMSNHRDIVLDASFLNIMLIEHGFETSEVAIGDNLLIYPWISNLVRINKSVIVNRDVPVRKMLEVSRRLSNYINFAIKIKHQSLWIAQREGRAKDSDDRTQESVIKMLNLGGGSSDVKTNIMGVNIVPVSISYEYDPCDFLKAREFQLKRDCPDYKKTPHDDLLNMETGILGQKGHIHFAMSEPLNKRLAEITENLDKTEMIARITHLIDHAIHSNYMIYPINYIAYDMLYDEERFAKNYMPEEKNNFINYIQGQIDKITDIPDKDENFLRKKMLEMYSNPLKNKLSASNSL
- a CDS encoding taxilin translates to MKKNYTVWVIVGALVVILAGAGYYIYRQHTEMVEFKTQVELEKEKDALEKEYADLAFQYDQYEGGKILLNNDSLVEKLDAEKMKVQRLLEELRTVKSTNSARINELKRELATLRSVMRNYIIQIDSLNSLNQKLQKENKTVTEKYQRVAQTASQLQKDKEQLSHQVTLASKLDAVGISVTPINSRGKVVSRISKTDQLKVCFTIGKNITAEVGEKYIYIRIVKPDGDVLVKDRSAVFHYEDKDINYSSRKLIEYDGEEMNLCIFWQVEEFLYPGNYRVDIFADNYMIGSKSFELKK